Genomic segment of Thermococcus sp. M36:
CCGCATCAACGGTTGTCTATCTATACTCGGGTTTTGTTAGCAACTTTGCAGAAACGAAAGCCGCTGCCTGGCTTAAAAGGAAACTGTTCATCTCAACTTTACTCTTGGAGAACATCGACCCCGGTGATGCCCTCTCAAGGATCCAATCAGACACGGAAATCGTCGGTAGGATGGGGATGTCCCTAATCCCGGCCATCGTCATAGAGGCCTTTTCTCTGGTCATTGGAGTGACGGTTATCTTCAGATTGAACCCATATCTCGGTGTCGTTACCCTCTTGACACTCCCGGTCTACGGTCTCTCCCTTAGGGCATTCATTCATGAACTCAAGCTGGCCTCCTCAGAAGAGAGAAAGAGATACTCAGAGAGCGTTACCGCATTCAAAGAAGGAATAGACGGAAGACTTGATATAAAAACCCTCGATGCGTTCGATTACCTCATCAAAAGGGTCTCAGAAAGGCTTGACCGTTGGGTCGATGCATCAAGGAGAGTTGCCTTCTATAGCACAGCCAGCTACGGCCTCCAGTCGTACCTATCAACAATCCTGCCGCTTCTTGTTCTCCTAAGTGGCATAGTTTTTGTCAAGAATGGAATGGCCACCCTCTCGTCGGTTATCGCAACATTTACATACCTCGGCAGAGTCTATTATCCGGTCGAGCGGTTTGCGTTCTTTTGGAGCAGTTACCACAGGGCCATCCCTGTAATTGACAGAATATGGGAGTTCATTGAAATCGATCCCTCCCTTGAAAGGCCGGTGTGTGCTCCAGAAAATTGGGATATCGAACTGCAGGGCGTATCCTTATCCCGTGAAAGAAGTCAGGTTCTAAAGGAAATCTCCGGGAGGATCGCCTTTGGTAAAAACCTTGGTATAGTTGGCCCTTCAGGAGTTGGAAAAACAACACTGGCCTTGATAATCTCGGGGATAATCAGGCCAACTAAGGGCGAAGTTAAGATTGGGAAGTGTTCACCGGAGTCCCTTCTTGGCAGGGAGCTTATTTACGTTCCATCAGAGCCGTATCTCTTTGAAGGAACCATTAGAGAGAACATTGCCCTCGGAAAAAACATCCCTGAAGATGAAATTGCTGAGCTCTTAAAGACCGTTGAACTTGGAGAATTAAGTCCGGATTTATGGATTGAAGAAGGTGGAAGAAATTTATCGCTAGGTCAGAGACAGAGGATAGCTTTAGCAAGGGCCCTGGCCAGAAACCCCAGGATCATAATACTGGACGAGGCCACTTCGGGCATGGATTCTGAGAGGGAAGCAAGAATCCTCCAAAGGTTGAGAAAAATGGAGATGACCCTTATCACCATATCCCATAGACTCTCAACAATCAGAGAGATGGAAGAGATATGGGTTCTTGAGGAGGGCAGGATATTGTGCAGGGGTAGGCACGAAGAGCTGTTTAAGAGTTGCGAGAAATACCGTGAGCTGTTCAAAGAGCAGGAGAAAAGCAAGAACGCTCTTTACTAACCCCCGCCGTGAGTCACAGACTGGCCTGACTTGCAATGGGGTCCTCTAAGGGCACCATGACTCAATACACCAACCCAAACAGGAACAGCGGGGTCCTGCCCTTGCCCGTGAGGAGGCCATCGACCGCTATGTAGTCCGGTCTCTGGTAGCGACCCTTTGATTCACCGCCTACCTCGATAATCCATTCGCCAATCCTGAAGTCAGCGGTTTTCTCACCCCTCTTCCCTTTGAGGTAGCAGAGACCGAGGTTCCGCAGGTGGTTCACGAAGAACTCCTCGCGCAGGGCACCTTCGTGGGTGTTAAAGCCCTTTCTGGCAAAGAACTCCCTCAGCGGAACGGTGAGGTATAGTTTAGGCTCCTTCCTCCCGCTGCCGCAGGGGTGAAGGGCAATCAGGAGGCCGGCCTTTGAAAGGTCTTCCACGAGCCTTATCGCCATGTTCTTGGAGACTTCGAGAGCCCTGGCTATCCGGGAGTAGTTGGCCTCGAATGGGGCGGATTTGGCGACAATGTAGAGAAGCTTAAATGCATCGGTTTCGTACTTAACGCTAACCTCCCTCAGGGCGGAGAGATCTTCGAGGATTACCTTCCGAATAGAGTTGTCAAGGGCATCGTAGAAGCCACTCCTCGGGTAGAGCACTCCCCCCTCGCGCATGTATTCCCTCCAGAGTGGATGGAGTTCAGCGTACATATCTGTCAGGTCAAACGCTCTGGAAAGGACTTCTTTTAGTGAGTACCTGGGAACGTCGAAGTCCCTCTTTATGTTGAGCCATTCCCTGAAGGAAGCGGGGGGTAATTCCTTGAGGACGACCCTTCTTGACAGGTCAGCTCCCGAATGAACCAAATCTATAGCCGATGAACCTGAGAAGAACACCCTTACCTCGTGCTCGTCGTAGAGCGTCTTTAAGTCCTCGGCCCAGTCCGCTTTCCTGTGAATCTCATCAATGAAAACATTTCTGTATCCCATCTCCGCGAGGGAGTTCACCACCTCGTAGAGGGAGAAAGGCTTTATGAGGGTCGAATCGGCTGAGAAGTAAACGCTCCTTTCGGTTTCATTTGCCAGCTGGAGCAGAAGGACTGTCTTACCGACACCGCGAACGCCCCTAACGCCAACGTAATACTCCTCATCAACAGCTTTAAGCTCGTCGAAGAGAAAGCGCTTTTTTGGGAACTTCCTCGCCCAAGCCATTACCCTCCGGCTCGTGGTGATGAGTGAAGTGAGTATCCTCTCGTCCATGTTTTGAAGTTGGATTCTTTATTTATAAATCTTGTCCTCACGCGGGGACGATATGCGTGCATATTGTTCAGAGAAAAGAACAAAATGTCAGCGCATCACCTTCCACACCAGCACCGGGAAGACGAGCGTCGCATCGGCCCATATCTCGACGTAGTCAGCCTTAGCCCTTATCTTGCCCCAGCTCACTCCTTCGCTCGGCGGCGCGCCGCTAAGCGAGCCGTCCCAGGGGATGGCAGTGGTGATGTATATCGCGTAGTCCGTTCCTCCTCTGAAGAGGTTGGCGTTTATTATTGCATGCTTCGGCAGGGAACCTCCAAGGATTATCGAAGCGGTTTCCTTCGCTGTGACAGCCAGGTTGTTGAGCCTCACGATGTCGTTGGCCACGTCTATGATAAGCTCCCTGTCTCCGCGCTCCTCTTTGAAGAAGTAGAGCATGTCTCCTATCGAGCCGTCGGTTATAGCAGGGCAGAATATCGGGACGTTCCGCTTGTAGGCCCAGTAGATTATCGAACGCTCCTTCTCCTTCCCGAGCTTTTCGTCCATGAAGCGGCCCATCTCGTAGATGAACTCGCTCGCCGTCAGCGGCTTCCCGCGCTCCTTTTCCATCTCACGAACCCGTTCGAAGAAGGGTATCATGTACTTCTCGAATTCAATGTACCTGTCGTTGGGCACGAAGATGTTGCCTATTCTGTTTATGCCCTTCTCTCTCATCTCCGCGTCGTTGACGTACCAGTCGCCCAGAATGAATGGCTTTAGGGCCTTTATGAAGTCCTCCTCAACGCCGCCGGCCGTTGTTACGATGACGTCCACCTTGCCCTCCTTGACCAGCCATGCTATCAGCTCTCTGAGGCCAGAAGAGACCATGTTGGAAGTGTAGCCGAGGAAGACCCTGACCTCTTCGCCGCTGGCGCGCTTTTCCTCCACCTTTTTCCATATTTCGATGGCCCTTCCAAGGTGCGTCGCCTGGAAGCCTATGCGATGATAGTAATCGATGACCTCTTCAAGGCTTCCCACTTCATCCAGCCACGGCCCCTCGATGGGCGTTCCCTCAATCTCTTCCGATTCCTTGAGGACTATATCTTTTGGCTCGGTCATGATAGTGGGTTCAGGGGAGGGCGTATAAACTTTGCTCAGCACTTACCGCTGAGAACCTCCGCTATGAGCCTGCCGGTCATAGCAACGGGAAAGACCCTGCGCGGTGCCTTCCTCAGGAGCCACTCCTCTATCCTCTCAGCGACGGCTCTTCCCTCTCTTATGGCTGTGCCTATGTTCCTTGGGGTTATGACGTCACCGGCGAAGAATATTCCCGCCTCCTCCAGCACCTTTTCGCTGGCGCAGACGATTTCCTTTATTGGGCTCGTGGGTAGCTGGCCGATGGCATAGGCAACGACGTCTGCGTCTATGACAAAGTGCTCGTCCGTCGTCACGACGTTTCCCCCGACTATTTTTGTTTTAGCGAATTCAACGCCCTCCACTTTCTCTTCCCCCAGTACCCTGACGGGAGTCGCGTGCTCTACGAACTCGACGCCCTCTGCGATGAGCTTTCTTATCTCGGCCTTAGCGTAGCTGTGCTCGAGAGAGCGGCGGTAGACCATGGTTATTTTTTCCGCACCCAGAAGACGACCCTCCATGGCGACATCAACTGCTGTGTAGCCGGCTCCGATCACTACGAGATGCTTCCCCTTAAGGTCAGGGATTCTTTCCCAGGAGTAATAGCCTATGCGGGCCATCTTTATGCTGTGGAGCAGGCTGAGGGCATCGTAAACTCCGGGAAGCTCAACACCAGGAACCTTCAGCTTTCTCGGCTTCCAAGCACCGGTCGCTATTATGAGAGCATCGAATTCACTCAA
This window contains:
- a CDS encoding ABC transporter ATP-binding protein, with protein sequence MFLLIALGTVSTLLSAAVPFYIQSLIENLGRMDTDDILKNIGIIIFLYTASTVVYLYSGFVSNFAETKAAAWLKRKLFISTLLLENIDPGDALSRIQSDTEIVGRMGMSLIPAIVIEAFSLVIGVTVIFRLNPYLGVVTLLTLPVYGLSLRAFIHELKLASSEERKRYSESVTAFKEGIDGRLDIKTLDAFDYLIKRVSERLDRWVDASRRVAFYSTASYGLQSYLSTILPLLVLLSGIVFVKNGMATLSSVIATFTYLGRVYYPVERFAFFWSSYHRAIPVIDRIWEFIEIDPSLERPVCAPENWDIELQGVSLSRERSQVLKEISGRIAFGKNLGIVGPSGVGKTTLALIISGIIRPTKGEVKIGKCSPESLLGRELIYVPSEPYLFEGTIRENIALGKNIPEDEIAELLKTVELGELSPDLWIEEGGRNLSLGQRQRIALARALARNPRIIILDEATSGMDSEREARILQRLRKMEMTLITISHRLSTIREMEEIWVLEEGRILCRGRHEELFKSCEKYRELFKEQEKSKNALY
- a CDS encoding AAA family ATPase; this translates as MDERILTSLITTSRRVMAWARKFPKKRFLFDELKAVDEEYYVGVRGVRGVGKTVLLLQLANETERSVYFSADSTLIKPFSLYEVVNSLAEMGYRNVFIDEIHRKADWAEDLKTLYDEHEVRVFFSGSSAIDLVHSGADLSRRVVLKELPPASFREWLNIKRDFDVPRYSLKEVLSRAFDLTDMYAELHPLWREYMREGGVLYPRSGFYDALDNSIRKVILEDLSALREVSVKYETDAFKLLYIVAKSAPFEANYSRIARALEVSKNMAIRLVEDLSKAGLLIALHPCGSGRKEPKLYLTVPLREFFARKGFNTHEGALREEFFVNHLRNLGLCYLKGKRGEKTADFRIGEWIIEVGGESKGRYQRPDYIAVDGLLTGKGRTPLFLFGLVY
- a CDS encoding deoxyhypusine synthase — encoded protein: MTEPKDIVLKESEEIEGTPIEGPWLDEVGSLEEVIDYYHRIGFQATHLGRAIEIWKKVEEKRASGEEVRVFLGYTSNMVSSGLRELIAWLVKEGKVDVIVTTAGGVEEDFIKALKPFILGDWYVNDAEMREKGINRIGNIFVPNDRYIEFEKYMIPFFERVREMEKERGKPLTASEFIYEMGRFMDEKLGKEKERSIIYWAYKRNVPIFCPAITDGSIGDMLYFFKEERGDRELIIDVANDIVRLNNLAVTAKETASIILGGSLPKHAIINANLFRGGTDYAIYITTAIPWDGSLSGAPPSEGVSWGKIRAKADYVEIWADATLVFPVLVWKVMR
- a CDS encoding FAD-dependent oxidoreductase, coding for MRFYICGEREEAKPFKIGIIGAGPAGLAAAGYLACRGYEVHVYDKMPEGGGMVAFGIPEARIPIRAVREGVEALERLDVHFHFRTKVVYDSPKELGDEWAEHFVSIEKLLSEFDALIIATGAWKPRKLKVPGVELPGVYDALSLLHSIKMARIGYYSWERIPDLKGKHLVVIGAGYTAVDVAMEGRLLGAEKITMVYRRSLEHSYAKAEIRKLIAEGVEFVEHATPVRVLGEEKVEGVEFAKTKIVGGNVVTTDEHFVIDADVVAYAIGQLPTSPIKEIVCASEKVLEEAGIFFAGDVITPRNIGTAIREGRAVAERIEEWLLRKAPRRVFPVAMTGRLIAEVLSGKC